DNA sequence from the Halobacterium sp. DL1 genome:
GCCGCAGAAGGGAGCCGTTCGGCGACCGCGACCGCTCGGCAGTCCGCGTCTCAGTACGTCTCGTCGATGATCTCGCCGACGGCGAAGTTCGACTTCACTTCCGTCACCTCGACCTTCACGCGCTCGCCGATTTCGGCGTCCGGGACGATGATGACGTAGCCGCGCTCGACACGCGCGATGCCGTCGCCCTGCTTGCCGATGTCCTCGATCTCCACGTAGCGCACCTCTCCCTCCTCGACGGGTGGCTGTGGCTCCGTCGATGCCGTCTCCGTGCCGGACGAAGACGAAGCGGAGGAGGACGACGAAGACGAAGACGAGGTCTCCTCGCTCTCCGTCCGCGAGATGAGCGCGACGCGGTACACCTCTCCCGGGTCCACGGACCCGGCCTCGATTTCGCTGCGCGGCACCTCGACGACGTACTCGTCGTCTTTCACAGTCACTTCCGCGTTGAACAGACAGAGTAGCTGGTCAGAGATTTCCATGTCGAAGCCTCCACTGAAGCGTGTTGGTCCCGTGACTTAACCGTTGTCACGAGTTACCCCGCCCGGGGGCGCCTGCGACGCTCCGCTCCCTCGTTATCCTTCGTACTGGGTTCCGTCGGGGCGCTTGGCGCCTTCGGAGTCGTGGACCACTGCCTCGCCTGGCGCCGGGTTCGCCGGCTCGAAGTTGTCCCGGACCGAGATTGCCTCCTCCAGTTCCCGCACGGCGCGCTCCTTCAGCGCTGCGGCCAGCGACTCGGCGTCCTCGCGGGAGATGTCGCGGCCGAGTCCCTCGCACTCGTGTGCACGCACCATCCCAGCCTCGTCGACTGCCTCGCCCATCGGCTGACTGGTGCCGCCGAGCGCGACGCTGAACGGGTAGGTCTCGCAGATGAGCGGTCGGCTGTCGTGGACCGTACACTTCCCAGTCCCCTCGTCGTCCTCGTCGTAGAACGTGCAGTCCCCGCACGAATTCGTCTGGAGCGCCCACTCGAACGTCTCGCCGTCCCCGTCCTCGTCGAGGCCGTAGGGCATCGGGCGCGCGACGTCTCGCCAGTCGCGTTCGTCGCTCTCCCCCTCCACCCCCGCCTCCTGCAGTTCCCGCACCTCGTCCGGGAAGACGGTCGCCGTGTGCGGGTCCTCCTCTTCGCTCTTGCAGCAGGCACCACAGCGCGTGCACTCGAAGCCGATGGTCTCGATGGCGTCTGCGAGGTCCGCGACCGCGAGTCCGCGGGCCCGGTCGAGTTCGGCTTCGAGGTCGTTCACAACTCCAGTTCGGAGCGCTCGGGGAAAAGCTACGCGGGGGCGGCGTGCTCGCGGGTCGCTGCGCTCCCCGCTCGTTCAGAACGTGGTCTCGTTACGCTCGACTACGCGCGCCCCGTCCCACTCGACCCGGCCCTCGACGGCGAGTTTGTCGAGGTGCGCGCGGACGGTCTGGCCCGCGAGGTCCCGCACCCCCGCGAGGTCCTTGTCGTAGGCGGCGTCGAGGACCTCCTCCACCGTCTCGGCGCCAGATTCGACGGCCGCGAGCACGCGCCGTTCGCGGTCGCGGCGGTGTTCGTAGAGGGCGGCGAGGCGCTCACTCGGGGATTCGATGGCCGGCCCGTGGCCGGGGTGGAGGCGGTCGAAGTTCCGGGCGCGCACACTGCGCAGCGAGGCGAAGTAGGCGCGCATGTCTCCGTCGACCGCGCCGACGAACACGCTCCCGTCGGCGAACACGAGGTCGCCCGTGACGGCCTCGTTCTCTTCGACGAACGCCACGTGGTCGGGCGCGTGGCCGGGTGTATCGAGGACGGTGACGCCGGTGTCGCCGAGTTCGTCTCCCGGACGGAACAGGCGGTCTGCGGGAACGCCGGTCGCGCGTTCGAAGCGGTCGGCGAACGCCGCGTGGGCCCACACCGTCGCGTCAGCTTCGGTCGCGTACTCGGCGACGGCGCCGACGTGGTCCGGGTGGGCGTGGGTGACCGCGACGTGGTCGACGTCCGTCGCGGCGGCGTCGAGGGCTGGCGTGCGACCCGCCGGGTCGACGAGAAGTCCTTCGGGAGTCCCCAGGCGGTACGCGTTCGTCTCACCCTGTGGGGCACGCGTCTCGACGCGGACCGGGTACTGCTCGGGCACGGACGTGCAGAGGGACGGCGGCGGGAAAAGTGTCGCGTCAGTCGGCCAGCGAGTACACCTGCTTGCGGGCGTCCTGGAAGCTGTAGCGGGAGTCGACCAGGTCCTCGTCGTCGAGGCGGTTGAGGGCGTAGCGTACGGTGCGGTCCGGGAGCAGCGACTCGTCGGCGAGTTGCCCCTGGGAGAGGGGCGCGTCGATCTCGAGGACCTTGGCGACGAGCTTGGCGCTCGGGGGCAGTTCGCGGAGGCGCTCGCGGAACTCGTCGTCGTCTTCTGGTGGCTGGCTGTTCTTGGTGGACGTGCTCATGGAACTCCATCACATACTGGTGTAGGTAAAGGTTGTCTACCCCTGCGACTAAATACCTAATATCGTATAAGGTCGCAGGTGGCGTGTAGCGGCGGTCTGCGGCGACCACACGTTTTTGCCGGATTCGGTCGAACGTCCAGGCATGGCGACCATCCCGGAGGAGTACCACGACCTCTTCGAGAAGCGCTCGTTCCTCAGTTTTGGCACGCTCTCCCCGGACGGCAAACCCCACGTCACGCCCGTCTGGGTGGACTACGACGGCGAACACGTCCTCGTGAACACCGCCAGGGGCCGCCGGAAGGAGCAGAACCTCCAGCAGGACGAGCGAGTGGGGGGTTGCATCCTCGACCCGGACGACCCCTACCGGTACGTCGGCTTCCAGGGGACAGTTGCGGAGATAACGACCGACGGCGCCGTCGACCACATCGACGAACTCGCCGCCCGCTACTTCGACGTCGACGAGTACCCTCACCACGGCGAGGAGCAGGGAGAGCGCGTGCTCGTGCGCATCGAACCGACGCGCGTGTTCGACTGACGAGGGGATTCGCCAACGGCGCGCAGGTCAGTGCGTGTGGTCGTTGTAGGTCCCGAAGTGGTGGCCGCAGTCCGGACAGTGCACGCGGTGAATGCCCTCGTGGTCGTGGTGGGTCAGCTCCTCGAGGTCGAACTCCCCGTCGCAGTCGGGGCACGTTCTCATACCTCACGGTACGCGCCGAGCGGGCAAAGTCGTTCCGCGGTTTCCAGTACGGTTTTAACCGCCCCCCTACGATGTTGGCGTGAGAAGCGTGAAGGGACAGGAGTGGTACCAGGCCACCGAGGTCGCGGAGGAGTACGACGAGAAACGGTTCTCTCGCGGTGGCCGGCTCATCGACCGCCGGGAGAAGCAAGCAGTGCTCGACGCGCTCGGGCCCGTCGAGGACAAACGTGTCCTCGAGATAGCCTGCGGTACCGGCCGGTTCACGGTGATGCTCGCCGAGCGCGGCGCGGACATCACGGGCCTCGACATCTCGGG
Encoded proteins:
- a CDS encoding deoxyribonuclease, whose protein sequence is MEISDQLLCLFNAEVTVKDDEYVVEVPRSEIEAGSVDPGEVYRVALISRTESEETSSSSSSSSSASSSSGTETASTEPQPPVEEGEVRYVEIEDIGKQGDGIARVERGYVIIVPDAEIGERVKVEVTEVKSNFAVGEIIDETY
- a CDS encoding metallo-beta-lactamase, giving the protein MPEQYPVRVETRAPQGETNAYRLGTPEGLLVDPAGRTPALDAAATDVDHVAVTHAHPDHVGAVAEYATEADATVWAHAAFADRFERATGVPADRLFRPGDELGDTGVTVLDTPGHAPDHVAFVEENEAVTGDLVFADGSVFVGAVDGDMRAYFASLRSVRARNFDRLHPGHGPAIESPSERLAALYEHRRDRERRVLAAVESGAETVEEVLDAAYDKDLAGVRDLAGQTVRAHLDKLAVEGRVEWDGARVVERNETTF
- a CDS encoding ArsR family transcriptional regulator → MSTSTKNSQPPEDDDEFRERLRELPPSAKLVAKVLEIDAPLSQGQLADESLLPDRTVRYALNRLDDEDLVDSRYSFQDARKQVYSLAD
- a CDS encoding pyridoxamine 5'-phosphate oxidase, whose product is MATIPEEYHDLFEKRSFLSFGTLSPDGKPHVTPVWVDYDGEHVLVNTARGRRKEQNLQQDERVGGCILDPDDPYRYVGFQGTVAEITTDGAVDHIDELAARYFDVDEYPHHGEEQGERVLVRIEPTRVFD